The Chroicocephalus ridibundus chromosome Z, bChrRid1.1, whole genome shotgun sequence sequence gcCATGCGTGTGTCCCTGTAGCAGGGGTCTTGTTgcgttttctctgcctccttgcctgaggtggctggagagcaaagaTGATGATGTCCCCCGTAAGGGAAGGGTTGGGCCGTTTGGGGTGGCGTGAGCCGCGGTGCCGCTGGATGGAGGAGGGACGTCCGAGAGTCCGTGTGGAGGTGGAGCTGAGGCAGGTGATGTAGTTGTAGAGCtgtagggggaggaggaggtggagggtgccGCCGCTAAGGTTTTTGGGTCCCTTGCCAAGGGCAAGGACAAGGACGGTGTTCTGCTTGTGCGAGAGACTGTGTCAGGCGTTTTGTCAAggcttttggagggagggggacacggtgtgCGTGTGTTGGTGTGGCGGGAAGGCGGTGGTGGTCTGGGAGTTATGGTCTTGTTAGTTAACGTTGTGTCGGTGGGTGCCGTGCTTGGGGTGCTGGCTGGTGCGTGGTGATGTGGCGCCCCTGGGGGCCGTgactgcaggaggtgggctggtgtTGGAGGTGCGTGGCTGTCCCTTGTCCGTGTTGCCCTCGAAGAGTTGGTGGTGCAAGGCGTTTTGGAGCAGCGCAGGGCGAGCGTTGTCTTGAAAGCTGCCTGAGGTGGGAAGAGTAGCGGAAGTCAGGCAGATGCAAGCGATAGAGTGgttgagtggtttgggttgggcgGGAGCTTTCAAGGTCGTCTGGTgcaaccccccggccccgcgcagggccTTTTTGAAGGGGATCCTGTTGCCCAGAGCGCCCTCCGACGTGCCCTTGCCTGTTTGCCGGGGCGGGGCGTGTAGGACGTCtgtgggcaagctgtgccagcgtTTGAGCCCCCTCACGGTAAAAGATGGCTTCCTTGTGTCTAGTCTgggtctcttctgtgtgtgtttaaagcCGTTTACCCCCTCTCCTGTCGctagaggccctgctaaaaagtcgcGTCCCCGTGTTTCTTCCAAGCGCCCTTGAAGCGTTGAAAGGGTGGGAGAAGGTCTcgccggagccttcccttctcccgtCTGGGGAACGCCAGCTCTCtcatcctgccctcccaggagaggtgttccatccctgtgAGGGTGTTTGTAGCCCTGGTCTGGACCCGCTCCGAGAGGTCCGTGCTGTCCTTGTAGTGAGGACTGGGGATCTGATGGTGAGTTGATGTGAAGCGGGGTGGAAGGTGGAcagtgttgaggagggggagggccGCCGAGCCGATGGTGATGACGATGGCtaaaggctggcgcggaggtTTTGGCAGGAGGTTGAGGCCAGCGGCTCCTTGGGCAGGCGGCAAAGAGAAGAGCGGGCACGGGATGTGCGGagccctgtttggagcaggggtTGAGCGGAGTAGGTGTTGAGTGGAGGTGGCTTCCCGCCACGCCaaaggctggtggctgtgcttgTGAGAGGGGAGGCAGTGTCACGGTTTTTGCAACAGGTCTTTATTGTCTGTGGAATAAATAggtgaataaatagataaaaggcattgtgaaaataaatagagggAGTTGTATAAATAGGGGAGGGGGTCAGTGGAGGCTGAGGGCGCAGGGCCGTTGTTGCAGCGGCTCTTGGCACgggtgaggggaggcgggaggcccGCGGTGGGGCCGCGTCGGTGTTGGAGAAGTGGTGGCGGGGGCGCGTGGGTGCGCGCGGGTTGGTCGGGGCGGTTGGTCTAATTGCACATGGTGCGGGTGAGGTTGTGGAGGCGCTGGAAAGAGGCGCGAACTTCGAGGCGGACGTGGTCCCAGGCGCAGGCGCtgtggttgtgggtgtggaggaagttgtggatgcgccTGAAGTATTTGCTGATGGTGAGCGTGCGGTTGCGGGGCCCTTGTCCTTGGGAGAGCGTGCCGTTGGGTGCGAGgcattgctggagctgctggctgtggcggtGGAGGTTGTTGAGGAGGCGATGGCGTGCCTGGTCGTCCCAGTGTTGGGGGGTGCTCTGTGCGCTGAGGGTGGCGAAGAGGTTGTCGAGGATGtgtcgggcggtggcggcggcttgctgtgggtggctgttgtggaggagggtgtcggggaaggggaagggcgcctgttggtgttggcagggctgtggcggtCTGGGAGCCATGTCCcggaggatgctgaggctgtcccaggggaaggtggagtggcagggaggcaggtggcgGCAGGCGAGGGTGGTGGCGAGAGccgtcaggaggagcaggagcgtcGGGGCGCCGTGGCGCAGGCGGGTGTGGTGGGTTGCGGGCGCAGGcatggtgtgtggtggtgggcaggaggctggtgaggctcggtggtggtgcgggtgggcgctgtgcttggggtgctgccgggtgtgGGGCTTTATGGGGTGCCGCGGCTTCGGCTTCCTCGCTTTCTGGTCGCAGCGAGTTTCCGGCTGtcgttttcatttttgcctggtggctgtggtggtcttGGGGAAGTGCGTTGTTGGGGTGTCCCCgcgcgtggggaggggggtggcggtgctttgctggtggtgtgttGTGGGGAGGTTGGCTGTAGTGGTTGAGGGGGGGATGCGAAagcggtggggcagagcccttgcgggcagcagctgtggcggGAGGTGTGTTAGGGTTTCCCTGTTGCCTGCAGGGCGAGCTGTGGtgcctcttttctgcagctgaagtttccCCTGGTGCGCGAGTGTCTTTTCCGTCTAATGCCCTGGTGTTGGttgtggtgtgttttcctttcGCTTGTGGCTcgcctttgttttcatcttagctGGCCTTTCCTTTTCGTGTTGGGCAGGGTTGTGAAGCGATGTCACttgtcagaggctggggagcccccGGCTGGAGCGAGGGTGGCccctgggggtggcggtggctggcgaggaggtggctctgggcgtAGGCAGTTGAGCATTGGATGtgttgctggctggagctgccccagcctCTGTGTTTGAAGCTGGTGCGAATGGGGAGGCAAGgcttgaggaaaaggaagaggagaaagggaagagtttttctcctcctcccgctgctgctgctgctgctgctgcgttgggtccctggctgtggtgcCATGCGTGTGTCCCTGTAGCAGGGGTCTTGTTgcgttttctctgcctccttgcctgaggtggctggagagcaaagaTGATGATGTCCCCCGTAAGGGAAGGGTTGGGCCGTTTGGGGTGGCGTGAGCCGCGGTGCCGCTGGATGGAGGAGGGACGTCCGAGAGTCCGTGTGGAGGTGGAGCTGAGGCAGGTGATGTAGTTGTAGAGCtgtagggggaggaggaggtggagggtgccGCCGCTAAGGTTTTTGGGTCCCTTGCCAAGGGCAAGGACAAGGACGGTGTTCTGCTTGTGCGAGAGACTGTGTCAGGCGTTTTGTCAAggcttttggagggagggggacacggtgtgCGTGTGTTGGTGTGGCGGGAAGGCGGTGGTGGTCTGGGAGTTATGGTCTTGTTAGTTAACGTTGTGTCGGTGGGTGCCGTGCTTGGGGTGCTGGCTGGTGCGTGGTGATGTGGCGCCCCTGGGGGCCGTgactgcaggaggtgggctggtgtTGGAGGTGCGTGGCTGTCCCTTGTCCGTGTTGCCCTCGAAGAGTTGGTGGTGCAAGGCGTTTTGGAGCAGCGCAGGGCGAGCGTTGTCTTGAAAGCTGCCTGAGGTGGGAAGAGTAGCGGAAGTCAGGCAGATGCAAGCGATAGAGTGgttgagtggtttgggttgggcgGGAGCTTTCAAGGTCGTCTGGTgcaaccccccggccccgcgcagggccTTTTTGAAGGGGATCCTGTTGCCCAGAGCGCCCTCCGACGTGCCCTTGCCTGTTTGCCGGGGCGGGGCGTGTAGGACGTCtgtgggcaagctgtgccagcgtTTGAGCCCCCTCACGGTAAAAGATGGCTTCCTTGTGTCTAGTCTgggtctcttctgtgtgtgtttaaagcCGTTTACCCCCTCTCCTGTCGctagaggccctgctaaaaagtcgcGTCCCCGTGTTTCTTCCAAGCGCCCTTGAAGCGTTGAAAGGGTGGGAGAAGGTCTcgccggagccttcccttctcccgtCTGGGGAACGCCAGCTCTCtcatcctgccctcccaggagaggtgttccatccctgtgAGGGTGTTTGTAGCCCTGGTCTGGACCCGCTCCGAGAGGTCCGTGCTGTCCTTGTAGTGAGGACTGGGGATCTGATGGTGAGTTGATGTGAAGCGGGGTGGAAGGTGGAcagtgttgaggagggggagggccGCCGAGCCGATGGTGATGACGATGGCtaaaggctggcgcggaggtTTTGGCAGGAGGTTGAGGCCAGCGGCTCCTTGGGCAGGCGGCAAAGAGAAGAGCGGGCACGGGATGTGCGGagccctgtttggagcaggggtTGAGCGGAGTAGGTGTTGAGTGGAGGTGGCTTCCCGCCACGCCaaaggctggtggctgtgcttgTGAGAGGGGAGGCAGTGTCACGGTTTTTGCAACAGGTCTTTATTGTCTGTGGAATAAATAggtgaataaatagataaaaggcattgtgaaaataaatagagggAGTTGTATAAATAGGGGAGGGGGTCAGTGGAGGCTGAGGGCGCAGGGCCGTTGTTGCAGCGGCTCTTGGCACgggtgaggggaggcgggaggcccGCGGTGGGGCCGCGTCGGTGTTGGAGAAGTGGTGGCGGGGGCGCGTGGGTGCGCGCGGGTTGGTCGGGGCGGTTGGTCTAATTGCACATGGTGCGGGTGAGGTTGTGGAGGCGCTGGAAAGAGGCGCGAACTTCGAGGCGGACGTGGTCCCAGGCGCAGGCGCtgtggttgtgggtgtggaggaagttgtggatgcgccTGAAGTATTTGCTGATGGTGAGCGTGCGGTTGCGGGGCCCTTGTCCTTGGGAGAGCGTGCCGTTGGGTGCGAGgcattgctggagctgctggctgtggcggtGGAGGTTGTTGAGGAGGCGATGGCGTGCCTGGTCGTCCCAGTGTTGGGGGGTGCTCTGTGCGCTGAGGGTGGCGAAGAGGTTGTCGAGGATGtgtcgggcggtggcggcggcttgctgtgggtggctgttgtggaggagggtgtcggggaaggggaagggcgcctgttggtgttggcagggctgtggcggtCTGGGAGCCATGTCCcggaggatgctgaggctgtcccaggggaaggtggagtggcagggaggcaggtggcgGCAGGCGAGGGTGGTGGCGAGAGccgtcaggaggagcaggagcgtcGGGGCGCCGTGGCGCAGGCGGGTGTGGTGGGTTGCGGGCGCAGGcatggtgtgtggtggtgggcaggaggctggtgaggctcggtggtggtgcgggtgggcgctgtgcttggggtgctgccgggtgtgGGGCTTTATGGGGTGCCGCGGCTTCGGCTTCCTCGCTTTCTGGTCGCAGCGAGTTTCCGGCTGtcgttttcatttttgcctggtggctgtggtggtcttGGGGAAGTGCGTTGTTGGGGTGTCCCCgcgcgtggggaggggggtggcggtgctttgctggtggtgtgttGTGGGGAGGTTGGCTGTAGTGGTTGAGGGGGGGATGCGAAAGTACTGTGGTTAATGACTTAATTCGTAGTTGTTTTCTATTGTCATTGTTTTgtggtttcttcttttcctccttcatgATCTCTCAGGGCTCTTGTTTTGCATTGAATTTCCCGTCCTGCCTAAGTTTCTTTTTGTTATGTAATACTGTTGTATTTCTTGTGGATTTTTTACTTTCGATGCGTTTATCATGGTTTTTTTCGTATGaagacatcttttcttttttcattcttgtagttttttaaaatgatgtatgTCTTCGGATTCTCCAGAGCTCTTGAAGTCTTGGAAGTCCATTGTTGAGGTGATTTTTTTGAGCTCTGTATGCTCATCGATGAACTTCTAaaatccctttttcctttttctggtttaACTTGATTTAGATGTGGTAGAGGAAGTCTTTTCTAAGTTATTGCTTATTGAACACTGAAGGAGACACCGCCAGGAATATTTTTACATAGGAtgatttttgttaattttgtcagttgtggatttttttctgagccCTGTCTCATGTCTCATAGAGGAAAAAGTCCTGTAGAAACAtccctttttccattttccagagtTTTCTCCATGAAGTGCATATGTCTTAATTTTTGCTTTCATACTACTGGAACTTCTCTTTttgtctctgttgtttttttgtttttttaaatcactctttTTGCAttgttgcttctcttttttttttttccaatggtgTCTTTTTCTCTGGAAGTCCCAAGTGGAATCTGTTGCTGAAAGTAGGTGGTGTCTGAGGAGGTTATGGGTATCCTTGTCCATCCTCCCTGATCCCTCTTCTGGTGGTGTTTTAACTTCATTGTAGAGTTAATAAACATGTGTTTATTCTTTCATGTTTAATTCCCTGTGTTCTAACGTGGGttgtttcctctcctcctcttgtaagaaaggcaggtattgcttctgcagaggagaaaaaccgtttccatcagaggtaacataagggaatgactaagacaaagagacTCCAggaaaggcttgtagaacatctcttatcacatagacaaaaggacaaactgattcctactggattagtttctagaagggtagtcaaacatttaaccagggctaatgacattgagcaaattttttgttaccaaaaaggaaggaaagaaactagtcagataatctctttaggtgtagcgTAAGGAGAAGTAAACGGAGGCAGGACAtgcaggaagaattttaggcgcctcggacagactgtgaaccctggagtacctaaccaatgggaaacaggggagggaaaaatttggccgggattagggaataaaaaggtgtgtttcaagaactgagagtgtgcctacttgctaggtcaccggctcttgcaagaacgtgaatgaaaatgtgcttcacagaggattctgcctgagcctatttcattcggaccggaacttgtttctcacactCTCTATTTATGTCTGattgagattttctttcttcagacacTTCAGATAAGACAAAGCCAATGAGGTCCCCCCTGCCTGGCATCAAAGGGTATTTCTGGTTAGAGGGAACACCAGGAGGACTATAGTACAACCTGGAAGTTGCATCTTGAGTGGTCCTGCTCTATAACCAAATATGTTTGGTCTCACTTGTTTTCTTGCTCTCCAGCTGTGCGGAAAGTGCTTCTTTGTATTTGCACAGAGCAGTGCCCTTGGTGTTatgtggtggtggaggtggtgtgATGGTGTGACTGAGCATGGAGAGCAACCTCTTTGTCCCAGGTGGGCGGAGGCCAGAACCGCTGAACTTTTGTGTTGTCTTGCGCAGACTTCCCTGGGGAGGGCAAAGTAGCTGGGGCAGatatttttggggtggtggttggAGGGCAAAGGAGcacctggtgctggtggtgcatGGGCAGCTTCCTTCATGGGTCATTCTGTGTTGGTCTGTGCTGGTTAATTTGAACCATGttgggtggtggtgtttggggGATGTATCTTTTTGTTTGCTAAGGATGTATTGGGGTGAACAAGCCCTAGGCCGTTGTGATCCGTGTAGTGAGGCAGGTCCCCATGACCACTAGTGTGTGAGCACAGGCAGGAGTGTCCTGGGCCATTTGTGGTGGTTGTAGGAGAGCAATGAGCAGTCCTGTTCATCTCCTGTGGCTTTTGTGGCTTTTTGGTGTTGCTCAGGTGGGTTTGGAAGCATTGGGGTGCTCTTGCTTGTCCAAATCACCACAGGCCTTGGTGGATCCCCTCCTTGCCTCTTTGAGGTGTACCTATTCCACGCCACCCTACCTGGTCTCAAGCAGTGCTATGGCATTGCTAAATGGCTGTTTGTGGTGGGGTCGTGGTTTGCGGATGATTTTCACATCTTTGCAGTGGGAGAGGGTTGGGAATGGAGAGGGTGGGTGATGAGACAGGAGGAGCGTGCAGTGCAGACAT is a genomic window containing:
- the LOC134508422 gene encoding interferon-like, which translates into the protein MPAPATHHTRLRHGAPTLLLLLTALATTLACRHLPPCHSTFPWDSLSILRDMAPRPPQPCQHQQAPFPFPDTLLHNSHPQQAAATARHILDNLFATLSAQSTPQHWDDQARHRLLNNLHRHSQQLQQCLAPNGTLSQGQGPRNRTLTISKYFRRIHNFLHTHNHSACAWDHVRLEVRASFQRLHNLTRTMCN